From Gemmatimonadaceae bacterium, the proteins below share one genomic window:
- the coxB gene encoding cytochrome c oxidase subunit II, producing the protein MSMSRLRQAAPALLLAAITLTLTACGAEQYPNSTFNHTTDFNIAIDGLWGRLLFWGTIVFVVVELALLYTIIRFRKKPDSPEPPQTHGNVALEITWTAIPAVILVLIAIPTVKTIFQTQAPAPAGALTVEVTGNQWWWEFKYPEYGVTTANELYLPVGRPVNFVLRSKDVLHSFWIPQMGGKRDLITNRTNYLWFTPNPDLGTNAYNGFCVEYCGTSHANMKFRMFTVSPEQFASWVAHQASPAVPHRDSTYAGPADGYTFPAADLPDHVIPKTPVNATIAYDDALLANGDATRGQTAFLMGGCIGCHAVGGNPMAVSTIGPNLTHFASRHTFGGGLFPNTDANVARWVKNAKKMKPGALMLVVGVGEYSPDLKGPVTAGLTDAQIADVVAYLRSLK; encoded by the coding sequence ATGTCGATGTCGCGCCTGCGTCAGGCGGCGCCAGCGCTGCTGTTGGCAGCGATTACCCTGACGCTCACCGCGTGTGGAGCGGAGCAGTATCCGAACTCCACCTTCAACCACACCACCGACTTCAACATCGCGATCGATGGCCTCTGGGGCCGCCTGCTGTTCTGGGGCACGATCGTGTTCGTCGTCGTCGAGTTGGCGCTCCTCTACACCATCATCCGCTTCCGCAAGAAGCCGGATTCCCCGGAGCCGCCGCAGACGCACGGCAACGTGGCGCTGGAGATCACGTGGACGGCGATTCCCGCCGTCATCCTCGTGCTCATCGCCATCCCCACCGTGAAGACCATCTTCCAGACGCAGGCGCCGGCCCCGGCGGGTGCGCTCACGGTCGAGGTCACCGGCAACCAGTGGTGGTGGGAGTTCAAGTATCCCGAGTACGGCGTCACCACGGCCAACGAGCTGTACCTGCCGGTCGGCCGCCCGGTGAACTTCGTGCTCCGCAGCAAGGACGTGCTGCACTCCTTCTGGATCCCCCAGATGGGCGGCAAGCGCGACCTCATCACGAACCGGACGAACTACCTCTGGTTCACGCCGAACCCCGACCTCGGCACGAACGCCTACAACGGCTTCTGCGTCGAGTACTGCGGCACCAGCCACGCGAACATGAAGTTCCGGATGTTCACCGTGTCACCCGAGCAGTTCGCCTCCTGGGTGGCGCACCAGGCGTCACCGGCCGTCCCGCACCGTGACTCCACCTACGCGGGCCCGGCGGACGGCTACACGTTCCCGGCCGCCGACCTGCCGGACCACGTGATCCCGAAGACGCCGGTCAACGCGACGATCGCGTATGACGACGCGCTGCTCGCCAACGGCGACGCCACGCGCGGCCAGACCGCCTTCCTGATGGGTGGCTGCATCGGCTGTCACGCTGTCGGTGGCAACCCGATGGCCGTCTCCACGATCGGTCCCAACCTCACGCACTTCGCCTCCCGCCACACCTTCGGCGGCGGCCTCTTCCCCAACACCGACGCCAACGTCGCGCGCTGGGTGAAGAACGCCAAGAAGATGAAGCCCGGCGCGCTGATGCTCGTCGTCGGCGTGGGCGAGTACAGCCCCGACCTCAAGGGCCCCGTGACCGCGGGCCTCACCGATGCGCAGATCGCCGATGTCGTGGCGTACCTGCGGTCGCTCAAGTGA
- the ctaD gene encoding cytochrome c oxidase subunit I — protein sequence MASIAAPTTATASAATAENTGIWSWITTVDHKRIGTLYLWTALIFFIIGGLEAVLIRTQLMRPNMGFVSAETYNQLFTMHGTTMVFLAIMPLSAAFFNYLIPLQIGARDVAFPRLNAFSYWVYLFGGIFITLPILFQVAPDGGWFGYAPLSTSRFSAGPNIDFWVLGLQILGISSLAAAFNFITTIINMRAPGMSLMRMPMFTWMSFVVQFLVILAFPPITIALFFLLMDRFFGTTFYAIAAGADPLLWQHLFWVFGHPEVYILILPAFGLVSEVLPTFSKKPLFGYNVMVYSGIMIGFLGFGVWAHHMFAVGMGPVADSIFSMMTMLIAIPTGVKIFNWIATMWDGQIRFTVPMKFAIALIGMFTIGGISGVMHSSPPADLQQTDTYFIVAHFHYVLFGGSIMGIFAGIYHYYPKMTGRMMGEGLGNLHFWLTFIGMNLTFFPMHFSGLLGMSRRIYTYDAGQGFDLFNLLATYGTYLLVIATSVFVWNFLRSRTRGAVAGNDPWGAATLEWSIPSPPPEYNFAQIPEVESRYPLWDLKSPEKTAGIEHSHADAVTITDAHAVPMHEEKERHTAKELGIPMPFPTAKPLVVAFSMVVMFCGLLFLRNDMFAVSMAVTIGGALAMVAGLYTWLTSPLE from the coding sequence ATGGCATCCATCGCTGCACCGACGACCGCGACGGCTTCCGCCGCGACCGCGGAGAATACGGGGATCTGGAGCTGGATCACCACTGTCGATCACAAGCGGATCGGCACGCTCTATCTCTGGACCGCGCTCATCTTCTTCATCATCGGCGGCCTCGAGGCCGTCCTCATCCGCACGCAGCTCATGCGCCCGAACATGGGCTTCGTGAGCGCCGAGACGTACAACCAGCTGTTCACGATGCACGGCACGACGATGGTGTTCCTCGCCATCATGCCGCTCTCGGCCGCGTTCTTCAATTATTTGATTCCGCTGCAGATCGGCGCGCGTGACGTCGCCTTCCCGCGGCTCAATGCGTTCTCGTACTGGGTGTACCTCTTCGGCGGCATCTTCATCACGCTGCCCATCCTGTTCCAGGTCGCGCCCGACGGTGGCTGGTTCGGCTACGCCCCGCTCAGCACGAGCCGCTTCTCGGCCGGCCCCAACATCGACTTCTGGGTGCTCGGCCTGCAGATCCTCGGCATCAGCTCGCTGGCCGCGGCGTTCAATTTCATCACGACGATCATCAACATGCGCGCCCCGGGCATGAGCCTGATGCGCATGCCGATGTTCACGTGGATGTCGTTCGTCGTGCAGTTCCTCGTCATCCTCGCGTTCCCGCCGATCACCATCGCGCTGTTCTTCCTGCTGATGGATCGTTTCTTCGGCACGACGTTCTACGCGATTGCCGCTGGCGCCGACCCGCTGCTCTGGCAGCATCTGTTCTGGGTGTTCGGCCACCCCGAGGTGTACATCCTCATCCTGCCCGCCTTCGGCCTCGTGTCGGAGGTGCTGCCGACCTTCTCGAAGAAGCCGCTGTTCGGCTACAACGTGATGGTCTACTCGGGCATCATGATCGGCTTCCTCGGCTTCGGCGTGTGGGCCCACCACATGTTCGCCGTGGGCATGGGTCCCGTGGCCGACTCGATCTTCTCGATGATGACGATGCTCATCGCCATCCCCACGGGCGTGAAGATCTTCAACTGGATCGCCACGATGTGGGACGGCCAGATCCGCTTCACGGTGCCGATGAAGTTCGCCATCGCGCTGATCGGCATGTTCACCATCGGCGGCATCTCGGGCGTGATGCACTCCTCGCCGCCGGCCGACCTGCAGCAGACCGACACCTACTTCATCGTCGCGCACTTCCACTATGTGCTCTTCGGTGGAAGCATCATGGGCATCTTCGCCGGCATCTACCATTACTACCCGAAGATGACCGGACGCATGATGGGCGAGGGGCTGGGCAACCTGCACTTCTGGCTGACGTTCATCGGCATGAACCTCACGTTCTTCCCGATGCACTTCAGCGGCCTGCTCGGCATGTCGCGCCGCATCTATACGTACGACGCCGGCCAGGGCTTTGACCTGTTCAACCTGCTTGCCACCTACGGCACCTACCTGCTGGTGATCGCGACGTCGGTGTTCGTCTGGAACTTCCTGCGCAGCCGCACCCGCGGCGCCGTCGCCGGCAATGACCCCTGGGGCGCGGCCACGCTGGAGTGGTCGATTCCCTCGCCGCCGCCGGAGTACAACTTCGCGCAGATCCCCGAGGTCGAGTCGCGCTATCCGCTCTGGGACCTGAAGTCCCCGGAGAAGACGGCCGGCATCGAGCACTCGCACGCCGACGCGGTGACCATCACCGACGCCCACGCGGTGCCCATGCATGAGGAGAAGGAGCGCCACACGGCCAAGGAACTCGGCATCCCGATGCCTTTCCCCACGGCCAAGCCGCTGGTGGTCGCCTTCTCGATGGTCGTGATGTTCTGCGGCCTGCTGTTCCTCCGCAATGACATGTTCGCCGTCTCGATGGCCGTCACGATCGGTGGCGCGCTGGCGATGGTGGCGGGCCTCTATACCTGGCTCACCAGCCCGCTCGAGTAA